A single window of Butyricicoccus intestinisimiae DNA harbors:
- a CDS encoding vWA domain-containing protein, whose product MDTTSYTAIQRRAANQVWSAAGTYDFEPLFLAQHTDGSPALYMNCVVGLVHKYYGERVIRSLFDRWSGDIHQAMLDDLTWLYLEHIVYVQELPQRPILADLRRVYANDFFGQEYKLSRQEWMAKNQLVYTMQAARWNRVLSRKQSMLTPREKSLYAALTPEQIPPKERLESEILAMYKRFLLFDGQVHHKKALHVHVTGKLAELLTKTMPTQLVKTDRVTVVRSSQADAPQEDGFLQEKNRAHVTLRQHAQQDRAYIESCFGRSLYSPEQLHRAEQELCTGNHLGCHLWFTDGAPTPGTAPTAEAKHLAEQAELQAVRNRAYYSDNLDLHRSAVLRLTEQIQNCILIHQQPRARVARIGQLDAAHVWRVPLLHDSRVFLASEEENQPAFTVDLLLDASASRLHCQEVLAAQGVILAKSLLACSIPVRVSSFCSLRGYTVLRILKNFDEKSSQSIFRYFSSGWNRDGLALRAMENLLTVFPGNAPRHLLLVLTDASPNDSLRVQASSENPFGHDYGDAFGVQDAAAEVRALRAKGIHVSAVFMGESSSASHAAVIYGKELARIKGIDQLAKAAGILIQHEIRSLED is encoded by the coding sequence ATGGATACGACTTCTTATACCGCGATTCAGCGCCGTGCTGCCAATCAGGTATGGAGTGCCGCCGGTACCTATGATTTTGAGCCGCTGTTTTTGGCACAGCACACGGACGGTTCTCCTGCTCTGTATATGAACTGTGTGGTCGGGCTCGTACATAAGTATTATGGAGAACGTGTCATCCGCTCTTTGTTTGACAGGTGGTCCGGTGATATACACCAAGCCATGCTGGACGATCTCACATGGCTGTATTTGGAGCACATTGTTTATGTGCAGGAACTGCCGCAGCGTCCGATTTTGGCAGATTTGCGCCGCGTATATGCGAACGATTTCTTCGGTCAGGAATATAAGCTGTCGCGTCAGGAATGGATGGCAAAAAATCAACTGGTTTATACTATGCAGGCCGCGCGATGGAACCGTGTATTAAGCCGCAAACAATCCATGCTCACTCCGCGGGAAAAGTCTCTGTATGCTGCTCTTACACCGGAACAAATTCCGCCCAAAGAACGGTTGGAATCGGAAATTCTCGCAATGTATAAGCGTTTTCTGTTGTTTGACGGACAGGTTCACCACAAAAAAGCACTGCATGTCCATGTGACCGGCAAGCTGGCAGAGTTGCTTACAAAAACAATGCCGACACAATTGGTCAAAACAGACCGCGTGACGGTCGTTCGTTCCTCTCAGGCGGATGCGCCGCAGGAGGACGGATTTTTGCAGGAGAAAAATCGCGCACATGTGACACTGCGGCAGCACGCACAGCAGGACCGCGCATATATCGAGAGCTGTTTCGGACGGTCGTTGTATTCTCCGGAACAGCTGCACCGCGCAGAACAAGAGCTGTGCACGGGAAATCATTTAGGCTGTCATCTGTGGTTTACCGACGGCGCGCCGACACCGGGAACAGCGCCAACGGCAGAAGCCAAGCATCTTGCGGAACAGGCGGAACTGCAGGCGGTTCGCAATCGTGCATACTATTCGGACAATTTGGATTTGCACCGCAGTGCCGTGCTGCGATTGACGGAACAAATTCAAAACTGCATTCTCATTCATCAGCAGCCGCGTGCGCGGGTTGCCCGCATCGGACAATTGGACGCCGCACATGTCTGGCGGGTGCCGCTGCTGCACGACAGCCGCGTGTTTCTTGCCAGCGAGGAGGAAAATCAGCCGGCGTTTACTGTAGATTTGCTGCTGGACGCTTCCGCTTCTCGACTGCATTGTCAGGAGGTTCTCGCGGCGCAGGGAGTCATTTTGGCGAAAAGCCTGCTTGCATGCAGCATTCCGGTGCGTGTTTCCAGTTTTTGCAGCCTGCGCGGATACACGGTTCTCCGCATTTTAAAGAACTTTGATGAAAAAAGCAGCCAATCTATCTTCCGATACTTTTCCTCTGGTTGGAATCGGGATGGATTGGCACTGCGTGCAATGGAAAATCTTCTGACTGTTTTTCCGGGGAATGCGCCGCGGCATCTGCTCCTTGTTTTGACGGATGCTTCGCCGAATGACAGCTTACGTGTACAAGCTTCTTCGGAAAATCCGTTCGGGCATGATTACGGCGATGCGTTTGGCGTGCAGGACGCCGCGGCAGAAGTTCGAGCGCTGCGTGCAAAGGGCATCCATGTTTCTGCTGTTTTCATGGGAGAATCCTCCTCTGCATCGCATGCAGCCGTGATTTACGGAAAGGAATTGGCACGAATCAAAGGCATTGACCAGCTTGCCAAAGCAGCCGGTATATTGATTCAGCATGAAATTCGTTCCTTGGAGGATTGA
- a CDS encoding AAA family ATPase: MSDLFQFLHQENIQPELLDAVREYRAMHAVQEALLPRIPVPRFPYYGKSIWEQAIAAVLCGENLLLAGGKATGKNVLAENLAALFGRPEWDISFHVNMDAASLIGTDTFVNGAVQFRPGPVYSCAQHGGFGILDEINMAKNEALAVLHAVLDFRRAIDVPGYDRIPLAEETRFIATMNYGYAGTRELNEALTSRFVVIQMPSMIQADLERLLISQFPDLTSKYVHQFALLFLDLQKKCESSEISTKALDLRGMLDALRLMRKGICAGAALDMGITNKAFDGYEQDLIRDTIASRIPAKLHASEIFH, encoded by the coding sequence ATGTCGGATTTGTTTCAATTTCTTCATCAAGAAAACATACAGCCTGAACTGCTTGACGCGGTACGGGAATACCGCGCGATGCACGCTGTGCAGGAGGCACTGCTGCCGCGGATTCCTGTGCCGCGTTTTCCCTATTACGGAAAATCTATTTGGGAACAGGCAATTGCTGCCGTGCTGTGCGGAGAAAATCTGTTGTTGGCAGGCGGAAAAGCGACGGGCAAAAACGTGCTGGCAGAAAATCTTGCCGCTCTGTTCGGACGGCCGGAGTGGGACATTTCGTTTCATGTGAACATGGATGCCGCGTCCCTGATTGGCACAGATACCTTTGTCAACGGTGCGGTGCAGTTTCGCCCCGGTCCGGTCTATTCTTGTGCACAGCACGGCGGATTTGGCATACTGGACGAAATCAACATGGCAAAAAATGAAGCTTTAGCGGTGCTGCATGCCGTTTTGGACTTCCGCCGTGCCATTGATGTGCCGGGCTATGACCGCATTCCTTTGGCGGAAGAAACGCGGTTCATTGCAACAATGAACTATGGATATGCGGGCACACGAGAATTGAACGAAGCCCTGACATCGCGTTTTGTTGTCATTCAAATGCCGTCTATGATACAGGCGGATTTGGAGCGCCTGCTTATCTCGCAGTTCCCAGACTTGACGTCCAAATATGTGCACCAATTTGCTTTGCTGTTTTTGGATTTGCAGAAAAAATGTGAAAGTTCTGAAATTTCCACAAAGGCACTGGATTTGCGCGGTATGCTGGATGCACTGCGTCTGATGCGCAAGGGCATTTGTGCCGGAGCTGCGTTGGATATGGGCATCACCAACAAGGCATTTGACGGGTATGAGCAGGATTTGATTCGAGATACCATCGCCTCTCGGATTCCGGCAAAGCTGCATGCTTCGGAGATTTTTCACTGA